A genomic region of Noviherbaspirillum sp. L7-7A contains the following coding sequences:
- a CDS encoding PD-(D/E)XK nuclease family protein, whose amino-acid sequence MLAEFFTDYQYFDRERRSQREAGTNDFSLLAALLSVNDEVRLHSRFLYSMLDPRGKHNKGDRFAQHFVAVLGFPGWLNWTRLSVQRETSHIDLYLTDGVRHIIIENKLDALDQPAQIERYVSQIRKKREADGADVLIVYLSKGRMRPSAFSLGQLCIVDNDDGAAFLADEQGVCLARYCGCHYGIEILRWLDLCQQEVQDAPNLANAFREYRHVVELATNTYKSKLVNLESFLVNGDSADRIRIACEISTQMPSIKACWLENFFLVDLEGLLKDLPLVALHAPALQHMQFESKHARTFFGADNSRDNRNKGKFWRLTDGRYQDQLALVVFFGRRMLHIGVLPFVINNEGEFVLSGDAPVLLADPAFTKHEAVQGVLRGLVSWIIPLDSVIGRLAHFKSSDQAAQLRRLLTVLLQA is encoded by the coding sequence TGAATGACGAAGTCCGGCTGCATTCTCGTTTCCTGTATTCAATGCTAGATCCTCGTGGCAAGCACAACAAAGGTGATCGCTTTGCGCAGCACTTTGTTGCTGTCCTTGGCTTTCCTGGCTGGCTGAATTGGACTCGCTTGTCGGTGCAACGCGAGACGAGCCACATCGACCTCTACCTTACCGATGGTGTAAGGCATATCATCATCGAGAACAAGCTCGATGCACTCGACCAACCCGCGCAGATTGAGCGCTATGTCAGCCAGATTCGGAAAAAACGCGAAGCAGATGGCGCTGATGTATTGATTGTGTACCTGTCTAAGGGGCGGATGAGACCGTCGGCTTTTAGTTTAGGTCAGCTTTGCATAGTAGATAACGATGATGGAGCCGCTTTTTTGGCTGACGAGCAGGGAGTTTGTCTTGCGCGTTATTGCGGATGTCATTATGGCATCGAAATCCTACGCTGGCTGGACCTGTGCCAGCAGGAAGTGCAGGACGCGCCTAATCTCGCTAACGCATTTCGGGAGTATCGGCACGTAGTAGAACTGGCCACAAACACTTACAAGAGCAAACTCGTGAATTTGGAATCGTTTTTAGTCAATGGCGATAGCGCCGACCGTATCCGCATCGCTTGCGAAATCTCCACACAGATGCCGTCCATCAAAGCCTGCTGGCTGGAAAATTTCTTTTTGGTCGATTTGGAGGGGTTGCTTAAAGACTTGCCGCTGGTCGCCTTGCACGCACCGGCTTTGCAGCACATGCAATTTGAGTCCAAGCACGCCCGTACGTTTTTTGGTGCTGACAACAGCCGCGATAATCGCAATAAGGGAAAATTCTGGCGCCTGACGGACGGGCGTTATCAGGACCAACTGGCGCTGGTCGTATTTTTCGGTCGAAGAATGCTACACATTGGCGTGCTGCCATTCGTAATAAACAACGAGGGCGAGTTTGTGCTGTCCGGCGATGCGCCCGTCTTGTTGGCAGATCCTGCCTTCACGAAGCACGAAGCCGTACAAGGTGTCCTTCGCGGTCTCGTATCTTGGATTATTCCATTGGATAGCGTGATCGGTCGATTAGCACATTTCAAAAGCAGCGATCAGGCAGCGCAGCTGCGCCGTTTGCTGACAGTGCTGTTGCAAGCCTAA
- a CDS encoding DsbC family protein, translating into MMKSLKLSVVAGLLLSFACAHAESTQEATIKKQIQPKLGEGAVIDSVTRTPYSGLYEVRVGSDIFYTDAQAKYLFVGRILDAATTEDYTKARVDEISKIKFADLPLESALKTVKGNGKRVIAVFEDPNCGYCKRFRQTLQDVDNVTVYTFLYNILSPDSAVKSKNVWCSADRNKAWDEWMLNGKAAAAAPESCNTPNDKIKALGQKLRVTGTPTIFFTDGSRIPGAIDAKGLEAKLASIK; encoded by the coding sequence ATGATGAAATCGTTGAAGTTGTCCGTGGTCGCAGGCCTGCTGCTGAGCTTTGCCTGCGCTCATGCGGAAAGCACGCAGGAAGCGACAATCAAGAAGCAGATCCAGCCCAAGCTGGGCGAGGGCGCCGTTATCGATTCGGTGACCAGGACGCCCTACAGCGGCCTCTATGAAGTCCGGGTCGGGAGCGACATCTTCTATACCGATGCCCAGGCGAAGTATCTGTTCGTGGGCCGCATCCTGGATGCCGCCACCACCGAGGACTACACCAAGGCCAGAGTCGACGAGATCAGCAAGATCAAGTTTGCCGACCTGCCGCTGGAGTCGGCGCTGAAGACGGTCAAGGGCAATGGCAAACGGGTGATCGCGGTATTCGAAGATCCCAACTGCGGTTATTGCAAGCGCTTCCGCCAGACCTTGCAGGACGTCGACAATGTGACGGTCTACACCTTCCTCTACAACATCCTGTCGCCTGACTCGGCGGTGAAGTCCAAGAATGTCTGGTGCTCGGCCGACCGCAACAAGGCCTGGGATGAGTGGATGCTCAACGGCAAGGCAGCAGCCGCGGCGCCGGAATCCTGCAACACGCCCAACGACAAGATCAAGGCGCTGGGACAGAAGCTGCGCGTGACCGGCACGCCCACCATCTTCTTTACCGACGGCTCGCGCATTCCCGGCGCGATCGACGCCAAGGGGCTGGAAGCCAAACTGGCTTCCATCAAGTAG
- a CDS encoding carbonic anhydrase — MISAREALQRLKEGNRRFVADERGNDSYSTQAHRADLVAGQAPFAVILGCSDSRVPVEIIFDQGLGDLFVIRVAGNIVAPSQVSSVEFAAERFGTRLVVVLGHTRCGAIEATLDTLRLPPQQRSRDPHSIVDRVRPSVEGLLETELRHDHGALVHHAVRANIRASANHLRHGSQVIEQLVQSNGLMVVGAEYSLETGMVDFFDHADQDGQES; from the coding sequence ATGATCTCGGCGCGTGAGGCGCTGCAGCGCCTGAAGGAAGGCAATCGCCGGTTTGTCGCCGATGAACGCGGCAACGACAGTTATTCGACCCAGGCCCACCGGGCCGATCTGGTCGCGGGCCAGGCGCCGTTCGCCGTGATACTCGGCTGTTCCGACTCAAGGGTGCCGGTGGAAATCATTTTCGATCAGGGACTCGGCGACCTGTTCGTGATACGGGTGGCAGGTAACATCGTTGCGCCATCGCAGGTCAGCAGCGTCGAATTTGCGGCCGAGCGTTTCGGCACGCGGCTGGTGGTCGTGCTGGGTCACACCCGCTGCGGCGCGATCGAGGCCACGCTGGACACCCTGCGGCTGCCGCCACAGCAGCGTTCGCGCGACCCGCATTCCATCGTCGACCGGGTGCGTCCCAGCGTCGAAGGCCTGCTGGAGACCGAGCTGCGGCATGACCATGGCGCGCTGGTACACCACGCCGTGCGCGCCAATATCCGCGCTTCCGCAAATCACTTGCGGCACGGCTCGCAGGTCATCGAGCAACTGGTGCAGAGCAACGGGTTGATGGTGGTAGGCGCCGAGTATTCGCTGGAAACCGGCATGGTCGATTTCTTTGATCATGCCGACCAGGACGGCCAGGAAAGCTGA
- a CDS encoding FAD-dependent monooxygenase: MNTASTICVVGNGIIGKVAALGLAQAGLPVTLLTPPTGQPAAPSAGWDLRVYALNQVAHALLSSLRVWDALDGARIAPVDAMVVNGDGPQAGGRLSFDAYGARAGVLAWIVEDSNLNAALDAALRFAPNLARVAARALRLEQQAEEAVIHLDNGTALHAALVVGADGAQSWVRAQCDIGLDYRPYGQRAVVANFSTELPHHGAAHQWFTSEEGIIALLPLPGNQVSLVWSAPDALADTLLQQPLSQLAARLTALPRQPFGKLAPLQPENARAFPLALMRPHQIVAQRVALVGDAAHVVHPLAGHGMNLGFADVTTLLQVLAGRGERDCGDARVLRRYACERKEDILLMQIATDGLERLFATDFEPVRVLRNAGLNLLDQLPVLKRRLISHAMGKPLAPSVKKG; this comes from the coding sequence ATGAATACCGCGAGCACGATCTGCGTTGTTGGTAACGGCATCATAGGCAAGGTGGCTGCACTCGGGCTGGCGCAGGCCGGGTTACCGGTGACCCTGCTGACGCCGCCCACAGGGCAGCCGGCTGCACCATCCGCCGGCTGGGATCTGCGCGTCTATGCGCTCAACCAGGTCGCGCATGCGCTGCTGTCCTCGCTGCGGGTATGGGATGCGCTGGATGGTGCGCGCATTGCGCCCGTGGATGCAATGGTGGTCAATGGCGACGGGCCGCAGGCGGGCGGACGGCTTTCCTTCGATGCCTATGGCGCGCGAGCCGGCGTGCTGGCCTGGATCGTCGAAGACAGCAACCTCAATGCCGCGCTCGACGCCGCGCTGCGCTTCGCGCCCAACCTGGCCCGGGTCGCGGCGCGGGCATTGCGGCTGGAGCAGCAGGCCGAGGAAGCCGTCATCCATCTGGACAATGGCACCGCTTTGCACGCGGCGCTGGTGGTGGGCGCCGACGGCGCGCAGTCATGGGTGCGCGCGCAATGCGATATCGGCCTGGATTACCGGCCGTATGGCCAGCGCGCGGTGGTGGCCAATTTCAGCACCGAACTCCCGCACCATGGCGCCGCGCATCAGTGGTTCACCTCGGAGGAGGGCATCATTGCGCTGCTGCCGTTGCCGGGTAACCAGGTGTCGCTGGTCTGGTCCGCGCCAGACGCACTGGCCGATACGCTGTTGCAGCAGCCCCTCTCGCAGCTGGCTGCCCGGCTGACTGCCCTGCCCAGGCAACCCTTCGGCAAGCTTGCGCCGCTGCAGCCGGAAAACGCCAGGGCCTTTCCGCTTGCGCTGATGCGCCCGCATCAGATCGTTGCCCAGCGCGTGGCCCTGGTGGGCGATGCGGCCCATGTGGTGCATCCCCTGGCCGGCCATGGCATGAACCTGGGCTTTGCCGACGTGACTACTTTGTTGCAGGTGCTGGCCGGGCGCGGCGAGCGTGATTGCGGCGACGCCCGGGTGCTGCGCCGTTACGCTTGCGAACGCAAGGAAGATATCCTGCTGATGCAGATTGCCACCGACGGCCTGGAGCGGCTGTTTGCCACCGACTTCGAGCCGGTACGCGTGCTGCGCAATGCCGGGTTGAACCTGCTGGACCAATTGCCTGTCCTAAAACGGCGCCTGATATCCCATGCAATGGGCAAGCCACTGGCGCCGTCCGTAAAAAAAGGTTGA